From one Scophthalmus maximus strain ysfricsl-2021 chromosome 19, ASM2237912v1, whole genome shotgun sequence genomic stretch:
- the LOC118314348 gene encoding uncharacterized protein LOC118314348: MKPSSKSKKKMTHLETKGRLRIRKMGFRDDDDQSDSEEIMGGYDPVVRRKLVRAERRGDEIWKKKNRGYYTSEDSENVDSDEDVVNKGASYSRGFYPATYSTRIEEVERSMDRCCLDLDKSTKPEEIRELEDQLEKLKRQKEKLRGKDSRKKYTLRPRRGETLEKMLPVIIRGQNLEYKPWQSTDMSDILEKLPTLQDGAHPWISKLEEITVGTQSAIGDIKRLLANLLGVPAMEDILQKAGLNRYVGTAVNDPELFAASRGRMWRALRETFPTNVHPDNILIESLGQDENPRAYVSRVHQVWRNVTGNDPDLSQMEQSILRAKLQKGLPLPVRSKLAEVVGLGRMVKGVYTDHIAHQVELYRKKEHDQEVQDQEILRKLNQIQLVENKRKEGSYA, translated from the coding sequence ATGAAGCCAAGCTCCAAAAGTaagaagaaaatgacacacCTGGAAACCAAAGGGAGACTAAGGATCAGGAAGATGGGattcagagatgatgatgatcaaagtGATTCAGAGGAGATCATGGGTGGATATGATCCTGTGGTCAGACGGAAACTGGTAAGAGCAGAAAGGAGAGGTGATGaaatatggaagaaaaagaacagaggatATTATACCTCTGAGGACAGTGAAAATGTAGACAGCGATGAAGACGTGGTGAATAAAGGTGCTTCATATTCAAGAGGATTTTATCCTGCAACGTACAGTACCAGAATAGAAGAGGTTGAAAGAAGCATGGACCGATGTTGTTTGGACTTGGATAAGTCAACCAAACCAGAAGAAATAAGAGAATTGGAAGACCAGTTGGAGaagctgaagagacagaaggaaaaattgAGGGGAAAAGATTCCCGAAAGAAGTATACATTGCGTCCAAGAAGAGGGGAGACACTTGAGAAGATGCTTCCGGTGATCATCCGAGGACAGAATTTGGAGTACAAGCCTTGGCAGAGCACAGATATGTCAGACATACTTGAGAAATTGCCTACTCTTCAAGATGGAGCGCATCCTTGGATTTCAAAGTTGGAAGAAATTACGGTGGGAACACAGTCTGCCATAGGAGATATTAAGAGACTTTTGGCTAATCTCCTTGGGGTTCCAGCTATGGAAGACATCCTACAGAAAGCAGGACTTAATCGATATGTGGGGACAGCTGTGAATGATCCTGAGCTGTTTGCTGCAAGTAGAGGTCGGATGTGGAGAGCGTTGAGAGAAACGTTTCCAACAAATGTGCATCCTGACAACATTCTCATTGAGTCCCTGGGACAGGACGAAAATCCGAGAGCCTATGTGTCAAGAGTTCATCAGGTGTGGAGAAATGTCACTGGAAATGACCCGGATTTGAGTCAAATGGAGCAGTCAATTTTGCGAGCCAAACTACAGAAGGGGCTGCCCCTACCAGTAAGGAGCAAACTGGCAGAGGTGGTTGGACTTGGAAGAATGGTAAAAGGTGTCTATACGGATCATATAGCCCATCAAGTGGAGCTATATAGGAAAAAGGAGCATGATCAGGAAGTGCAGGACCAAGAGATCCTCAGAAAACTCAATCAAATACAACTGGTGGAGaataagaggaaggaggggtccTATGCGTGA